CACATAGACACCTTCCGGGAGTACGGCGGGTACGAGGCCCTGACAAAGGCGCTCAAGATGACACCCGACGAGGTGATCGAAGAGGTGAAGAAGGCGAACCTCCGGGGGAGAGGCGGAGCGGGATTCCCGGCGGGGGTGAAATGGGGATTCGTGCCGAAGGAGTCGGCGAAGAAGAAATACCTCGTCGTCAATGCCGACGAGGGGGAGCCCGGGACCTTCAAGGACCGGCTGATCATGGAGCGGGGCCCCCACCTCCTGCTCGAGGGGATCGTCATCGCCGCATACGCCATCGGGGCCAACATATGCTTCATCTACATTCGCGGCGAGTTCGTAAATCAGGCCCGGATCCTGGAGGAGGCGATCTCCGAGGCGTACGAGGGGGGGTATCTGGGCAAAAAAGTACTCGGCTCGGCGTTTGACATCGACGTCTACGTCCACCGGGGAGCGGGCGCCTACATCTGCGGCGAGGAGACGGCGCTCATAGAGTCCCTGGAGGGAAAGAAGGGGCAGCCCCGGCTCAAGCCGCCCTTCCCCGCCCAGGTGGGGGTTTTCGCGGGCCCCACCATAGTCAACAACGTGGAGACCATTGCCGACATCCCCTACATCATCGCACACGGCGGCGAGAAGTTCGCCTCCCTCGGCGTCGAGAAAGATGGGGGGACGAGGCTGTTCGGCCTGTCGGGATACGTGAAGAAACCCGGGATCTACGAGCTTCCCGTGGGCACGAACCTGAAGGAGATCATATACGANNNNNNNNNNNNNNNNNNNNNNNNNNNNNNNNNNNNNNNNNNNNNNNNNACCATGGCAGGCTCCGCCGCCATCATCGTCATACCGGCGGGGGTCTGCATGGTAAAGGCTCTTCTTATCCTGGCCGACTTCTATTCCCACGAGTCCTGCG
This genomic interval from Deltaproteobacteria bacterium contains the following:
- a CDS encoding NADH-quinone oxidoreductase subunit F (part of NADH-ubiquinone oxidoreductase complex I; shuttles electrons from NADH, via FMN and iron-sulfur (Fe-S) centers, to quinones in the respiratory chain; NuoF is part of the soluble NADH dehydrogenase fragment, which represents the electron input part of NADH dehydrogenase) is translated as HIDTFREYGGYEALTKALKMTPDEVIEEVKKANLRGRGGAGFPAGVKWGFVPKESAKKKYLVVNADEGEPGTFKDRLIMERGPHLLLEGIVIAAYAIGANICFIYIRGEFVNQARILEEAISEAYEGGYLGKKVLGSAFDIDVYVHRGAGAYICGEETALIESLEGKKGQPRLKPPFPAQVGVFAGPTIVNNVETIADIPYIIAHGGEKFASLGVEKDGGTRLFGLSGYVKKPGIYELPVGTNLKEIIY